The DNA region TATCACACTTATTTCGATTGTCTAATAACTCTTTCAGATTCCCCCTACGGAGCAGGTCCGCAACATCGTAACGGAGATTGCAATCCTTAGTCGAATGCCCCAGAACAGCGTGATACTCATACCATAAATCTACGTCTTACAAGTTGGGGTTGGACCTTACAACCATTGGGAATCTGGCCTCTGCTATGTATTTCACTACCATGACCAATTCTTCGACTTCCACGTTGAAGTTGTAGGATGCCACACTCGACGGACCCGAGTCTTTTGGCGGCCCATAAAGTGGTGTGTCTCTATCCCTTCTAGGCTGACATACGTGACCTGTTACTTCAGGCCTCGCTCCTTGGAGGGGGACGAGACGCATACGGCTCATACCAATCTCTCAGGCCCCGTTGCTTAAATTGGAGGGTAGCTTTAGGCTTTTCCTAGGGCCTCCCTCTAACTTCGATTCAGGCTTTCATTTTGAGATCATCATCAATCTCATCTTAGTAGTGTATTGgttgtttatttcattccaaGACTTGGCCGGGAATTCCCTCAGGCTTTCCTTCAGCTTTTCTGATGCGTCTGAATCGTCGGTGTTTAACACATCGGCGAATTTAGCGGCCACCCAGTCCTCCGGAATGGCAGGTAAAGTCATCCTTTCTCGTTGGAATCTTTCTACGTAACTGCAGAGCGATTCATCTTTCCTTTGCTTAATACTGAAGATGTTTTCTTTGTGTGTTTCCACTTTTCGTGCCCCCGCGTGAGCTTTCACAAAGGCATCTGCAAGGGAAGCAAAAGAATCAATAAAGTTTTTGGGTAAAAGGGTATACCATGAGAGTGCTCCCTTTATGAgtgtttgattaaaaaaaattcagCATGATTGATTCGACCTCGTGCTGTTTGAGATCGTGCCCCATGATTGCTGCTTCGAAGGTCGTGATGTACTCTTCAGGATCCGTGGTCCCGTCATATTTAGGTATTTTCGGCATTTTAAACTTTCTAGGGATAGGTGCGGGGGCCGTGCTTGATTTGTAAGgtatatttccatactttctcgCCCCTGCTCCTTTTAAGACAAGGGGAGCCCCCCGTATCTGACTCATCAGATTATGAAGCATTTTCTCCAACCTGGAGAGCCTCGTCAGGTCAGCGTTTTGCTTGGATAATCCTGGCCCCCCTTGCTTCATGCCTTCCGTGGAGGTCTCTGGTGCTTTGGTGTTCACTGGGTCATCCGACGGGTGCTCTCCCAGGGTTGTGCCAGACAAAGAGTTTAAGATTTTTTTCCATATGCTCCATCCTTGCACTATTGGTCACTATGATCAAGGCTAGGATGGCGTCTGAAAGGggttccccttccccatatatcCTTTCTACCACAGGATAAAGACGTCTTTTCTTTTTGCTGGAATAACGCCCTCTAAGGGGTGTCTTCCTACTTTCTGCCGAGTGGTCGAGATAGTCCTCCCCAACAGGGGCTCTGCCGTGGTCTCTTGCTAAAGGTGGTGTTATCTCCTCTCTTTCTTCCCGCTTGCTCGACGCTTGGTCATGTTCCCTCGGCCGCGAGTCCTCCGGATCCCTTCTTTCGTCTGGAATACTGCTTTTTGACGAACTACTTCCAGATTGAAGCATGACTGAGCGTAACGTTTTTGTTAAAAATTTCAGAACGAGCGCGTGTCTCTTCGAGAGTTTCTGCTGTAAATTAGGACGACTCCACAACTGTCTATCCCCACAGACGGCGCCAAACTGTTTTCCAGTGAAAACAGATAATCAGTTAGAGATTTGTATTTAATAGGTTTAAAGACAAGTTGGTCGTATCCATCCTGGAAACTCTCCTTTCGGGGTCAAGATTAGTGATTGCAAGAGTTAGACTGAACGAACTGAGCTTAAGAAATGGTAAAAACAAGCAAGATAAATATATGTTCAAAGGTAAATGATGAGTCTGGATATGTATTGCTTCAGAGAGAAAAATAGGAGACAGGTTACAAGAGATGGAGTGAAGATGCCTTTAGCTTACATgataagctatatatatataaaccaaaGCAAGACTTTTCAACCCTAACGGACGACTGATGTGACCCCACTGTACACTCATGTGTTGGTCTGCCACGACACTCTGATTGAGATTCATTGATATGATCGGAGTAGGTGGAAGTGGGTACCAGTTGTGGAGGCCTTCCCGGCCTCTCCGAGCTCCCGGTTGTGGAAACTAGCTTGGACACGGATTTTACCCAACAAAACAGTAAGGTCCTAGTTGTTCTAAATGAAGCTTTTAATAGGCTCCAAAACCACCGCAGCCTAGGCCAAGGGGTCATCATCCTAGAGTGGCAAAGAAGATATAACCACCCTCTAGGTACCTAGAGCTCCAAGGAATGCCTGAGTTTTGAAGGTGATAGATGAAGGCAAGCAAGCTATTCGTGGCATGCAACACATTTGTGGGCTTTGTTGTTGCCCAAACTGATGCTAACATTGGGAATCTCCACCAAAATGAGAATGGACGAGTTACTATGAATGGCGACATGTCATATCTTTTGCTATGAAATTCATGAGATTGAATCCTCCGATCTTCAGGGGTCCTAATATGGATAAAGGGGTCATCATCCTAGAGTGGCAAAGGAGATATAACCACCCTCTAGGTACCTAGAGCTCCAAGGAATGCCTGAGTTTTGAAGGTGATAGATGAAGTCAAGCAAGCTATTCGTGGCATGCAACACATTTGTGGGCTTTGTTGTTGCCCAAACTGATGCTACCATTGGAAATCTCCACCAAAATGAGAATGGACGAGTTACTATGAATGGCGACATGTCATATCTTTTGCTATGAAATTCATGAGATTGAGTCCTCCGATCTTCAAGGGTCCTAATATGGATAAAGACCCCTATCTTTTCCTAGAAGAAATTTAGAAATTACTTGACATTTTGGGGGTTACTGGGAAGATGATAGTTAGATTAACAACCAATCAGTTAAAAGATGTTGCCTATGCCTGGCTTGGTATTTGTTCTTCGAGAATTAAAGGCCACATGATTCTCCTATGATATCTTGGTATGAATTGAGCAACTTTTAGTGTTAAATTTTACTCTTGAGACTTGTAAAAAGTATGGAATCAAGTTTGAAACTTTGAAGTAGAACAACATGAGCGTGGATGAGTATTATATAGAGTTCTCATGCCTCTTTCTCGATATGCACCACACATAGTCCCTATTTATTAAGAAGCTAAGGTGTTAGGTTTTGTCTTAGATTGATCCATCGTTTATTTAATGGTATAATATAACTAATAGCATGGCAGGTTCTATTTTCGGAGCCATTTTTTGTTTGGCCCGGACATGAAGGATAGTTTCTTAGAGGAGAAGGTCATGATAGAGGAATATTAGAAAGTCTTCACATAGGGTAGACCAAGGCAGAGTCAATTAGTCGTACATGGGAGTAACGAAAATTTCAGTAAGGGTCATCTGAACCACCACCAGCAATGCCTCAGTTTCTAGAGCAAGGCAGAGTGAAGAAATTAACGAAACAATTAAATACCCTTTTATCTTTTTTACCTAAATACTCTAATTTAATATTTTGCCATTCATCTGGTAAGAAGATTGGtagagcagtatagggagagaaAGAAGGACTTACATATGGTGTTCATCGACCTGgagaaggcttacgacaaagttttCTAGAAAAGCTCCACAATCAATTGGAACCTATTCTGAAGATACGTTCCTCTTCCTAAATAGTTGCCATGGAATTAATGGAACAACTAAATTATATACATTCACATTCTACCAAGCCAAGAATTTAACTACATATTTACCAATGTTTCCCAGTTATTCGAATCTCACTTTTTTTTACTTCTTCTTTCTAACTAAATTACGTTACGTGAAGTCTTAAAATCATAACACTATTTGATTTTCTACTGATGAAGTCATGCAGTTATTCGAGACAGTGATTCAAACTTTGTAGAGATATCGATTTGCTACTGCTATTTGTTGGTTTGTTGATATATGAACATTTTCTCCTGCACTTTGCCTCATGTAACTGGATTGCTAAAAGCTTAGTCAGACGATCGACTACAATATTTAATACTAAAGATTTTCTTCAACAATTTAACTAATACTGAAGATTTTCttcaacaatttaactccaactcaaGATAAACTGATTAGAGTGTATAAATAAAACCTAAAAGGAGTCTAAACCTAATAATTTAGTACAATACTACAACTTTTCTTCTCTGGGACTCTCCTATTACTATAACTTATTTGTTTCGTGTCTTTCTCAACTAAGGTACGttttgttatttattttcttataattgCCCTTTTTCAAGACCAAAGTTTTTGCAGACATGGTTCATCTTATGATATGGTTTAATTGATAGTTtgtttgattttattttattttcaaatttttgtttAGGTTTTGTTCATTGCCGGGGGTTACAAAAACATGCAGTATTCTATTTTAGTATGTACGATAATTCAAGTCACATTATTCTAGCTATTGATACATTCGATTAAGGACTATCCTTGATAGTTTcatattttcattttcttttgttATCTTGGAGTTTAGCTCTTCTTGAATTATCAGGACAGTTATTTCAAGGCCGTGAGATGAAATTAAGGACACACCAACACTTATCGATGCGGATATTAAAATGACATATATATAAGCAGTGATATTCTTTATAATGATCAAGCAATCTGCTCTATGGCTTTGGAATACGACCAGACGTCCTGTTTATTCCGTCGAATCAGTTTTGCTAATTTTGTTGTCCATATATCATGTAGTTTGTAAAAGCTTATCCTAACTATCTTTTGTTGAATCTATCATGAAGTGCGTTGATGGAAAAAGGTTTTAATCAAAGTTGTTCTTTTATAAAATCTAAATAACATATGCTACAATTTACAAAGTTATCAaccaatcaaaatcatcatttttcatcatctATGTGCACAAATAATACTTAATTTATCAGAAAAGGCGACGACAAATTCATCTGGTCCGAATAAGTTATAAACAGTGGCGAATTTAGGGCCTTTTTTAGAGCACGTAAACACATGGTCTCGCCGAAAAActagatattttatgtatatattttctaaaattaatataatactaCCTATGGGAACACATACTACAAAAGACTAAATGGTGCACTTGATTAAAAATTGAGTGATGAACCCATGCTTTAaaaatcctagattcgcctctAGTTATAAACTTCCAAGGATTTCTGGTCCTAAAAAAATGaaattacttttatatatttGTTGATATGTATAAACTTTATGTTTATCATTTTAACCTTTAAGTACCAGCTAGGTTAGGAGAATAAAAAACATGACAATGTTCGAGCATTAACTTTTTGTATAGTCTAACTTGTATTTCAAACATAGAAAAATATTGCGATTTATACATGATAATTTGGATACATATTTGGTAATAGTATATTGACATGAGATATACATGTTGCATGCAACACACGTATCCAGTTTTAATGACCCCAATTTTACGTTGCACTTTCAAGAAGAATATTACTGTTGACAATAAGAGTCATCCAAGTCTCGATAAAGCAACCAATACATATGAAAAGAATATACATCAGGAATATCATAAGAATTTAATTTGTATTAGATGAGACACGCTTcattatatttctgtacttcatAAAATCAAAAAGTATACAAAATGATATCAATTATATCTAATTACATTTTGATTGTTCATCTTCGTAGGATTAGACGATGTCTAATCATCTTATTGACAACAATCCAATATTCGACAATCCACACTAATCATTTACAAAAAATTatactttattcttttgtgtgtaattatttacttaaaattcaatttaataatattttttaaaattattttaaatatacaTTTATTACATGAATTAATATATAAGTGTAACACGCATACCGAGAAaaactaattaatttaaaatagAAAGGGAGTGTATTAACCTAATTTTAAAAATACTGAATCTTATATTGTTAtgggaaaaaaaaacaaaggaaccATCAAAAATACTCTCAAAAATAGGAAAGAAAAGAACTGAAGAACAGAAACTCTACTAAACTGTAGGGGTCCACAACCTTCTTCCTCCAAGCTTAACCTTCCACCCCTTCTTTATGgatctccctctctctctttctctgtaTTTTTTATATACACATGGAGTCGTATGGTAGAGTTATTTAGATATTAATAATATAGCGAATAGTTAGGAGAAATATTTTATGTAGTTAAGAGTTATCACGTACTTTCTCTGTTTCAAAATATTTGTCTTACTCccgtttaaaaaagaatatatttttttggcaattatttaatttcaacttttcacatgacatatttaaaattacaaaattaaagGACATTttaacacatatttaatttaaGACAACAAAATTTAACAGCCTTCTTTACttccttaaactttgtgtcaaattaaaatcagacaaacattTTGAAACAGAGGGAATATTATTTATTCTATCCTCTGTTTTACATAAAATAACGTATATATTCACtcataacttatatatatgttagttATGAAGGTTTTAAAATTACAAATCAAATAAtgaattttatacatgaataatttCCTTCTAACTAGTTACCAAACATAATTATTATGCAAAATTTAATATTTACATAACTCACCTCCGAATCAACTACAAAGCATATGCCAAAACAACATATCCAGCTGTCTATGTCTTAGTATGTAAACAACTGTTGCTTGGAATGAACagtattatttattattttactatatatTTATTTAGTAGTTGACATAAAATAGGGTGTTTAGAGAGATAAAAGACTCCTCAGAGAAATCATGCCTCAAAGCAGAAGCCAAAGTCTACTTTGTTTGCATAGAAAATCCACAGAACAAACTTAgtcgaaacaaaaaaaaaaagacccttCTGTACATAgcaaaaaaaaacacacacacacacacagagtaGAATTTTGAGTTGAAGATGTATACATAGAGAAACATAAAGAgagaagatttttttttccacataAATCCAATCAGGTAATAGCCCTTTTGATATGTTTGAAATGTGTtctattttgtaattttttttttaattgttgctgttttcttttttccattttccgttattttttatgttataaGGTGATGCTTTTTTATTAGATAAAGGGATCTAATAGAATCACTGAGATTGAAATGAACGCAAGATTTGAGTTAATGGGTGTTTTGTGATGTGAAATAAGAGATCTGAGTTGGTAAATTATTTGATAATTCTTGCATGTTCATTTGATCCAAAGTTGaattttttatgttgttttgggTGTTTCTAATAAAGGTTATCAGTCATTTCTGGCAAATTTAACTATCTTGAATTGAAAAATTGAATCTTTACAAGAAGTTACTTATCTGGATTGAAAGTTTTTGTTCTTGCTTGCTCCTTTGATCCAACGTTGAAGTTTTTATGTCACTTTTGGTTGTTTCTGATAAAGGGCATCCCTCATTTCTTGCAAATTTAACAAACTTGAATTGAAAAGTTGAATCTTTGTGGAAGTCACTTAATCTGGATTGTTATTCTTTGTTCTTGGATGATTCTTTGATCGAAAGCTTCAATTTTTAGGGCGTTTTGAGGTTATTTCGATTCCAAGTCTGTAATTACTGGTGAATTCAATTGTCTTGGGAGGTCTACTGACATTCTTCAGTTATTATATGTATTGGTAAATGAATCTGTACACGAAGTCACTTAATCTGGATTGTTATTCTTTGTTCTTGTATGCTCATTTGATTGAAAATCTTCAGTTTTCTTTGGTTCTTTGAGGTGTTTCTGATTCTATGTATTTGTTATTTCTGGATATTTCGGTTGTCTTTTGAGGGTCTACTGGCTTCTGCAGTTATCTTGTGTATTGAAGAATCAAATCTTTGTAAGAATCACTTTATCTGGATTGTTATTCTTTGTTCTTAAATGAGTGTGTGGTCGTATATTTACTTCTATCGTTTCCTCTCGTGACTATTCTTTCCATGTGCGTTATCTGGATTCGCTTTGTTTGTTATAAGATATTGACTTCTCTGGGATTGCTTTATTTTGTGATTAAATTGACATGATGGAAATACagttataaattttttatattgtGCTTTGTTAAGGGAGAACATTATTGTTCAGTTCTCTCTTCAGTCTTAGGATTCAACAGGTTTCTGTCTGTGTTTTGACAAATTCTTATTGGGAATTCTCTATTTTGCATGTCAATTCTTGTCAGTGGATATCAGCTTGGTGACGAGGAGCATCTTTAAGCCGTGGTATTGGTTCTTCTTTCCAGGTTGAACCTGGACGACATGTTGGAAGACCGGTCCTGTTTGGTTCCGAGGGATTTTCCAAGAGAAAGCAACTGGGCAGCCTGCATGAATTACAGCGTTGATAGGATTGAAGCTCAGCGCGGTAAAAGGCCATTGGAAAATAATCAGGAGAATGAAGTTTTGCAACGCAAGTTGCCAAAGAGATCTGATTCTCCCAACGGAGAAGTTGCTCTAGATGACCAAGCTGGTAATCAACATAATACTGCAGATAATTCTGATTCGAGTTCTCTTATTCCTGTGATTGGCCGAGACAACTCGATTAGCTGTCTCATTCATTGCTCCAGATCTGATTATGGCGCTATTGCGTCTTTGAATACTAGCTTTCGCTCGTTAATTAGGAGTGGGGAGCTTTACAGATTGCGCCGGCAAAATGGTGTGGTTGAGCATTGGGTTTATTTTTCTTGCCAGCTACTTGAATGGGAAGTTTTTGATCCAACTCGTTCCCGTTGGATGCATCTACCATCAATGGATCCCAATGAATGCTTTGTGTTCTCGGATAAGGAGTCTTTGGCAGTTGGCACAGAGCTGCTCGTGTTTGGAAAGGAGATTTTGTCGCATGTCATTTATCGTTACAGTATACTGACAAACACTTGGTCATCTGGAATGCAAATGAATGCACCGAGGTGTTTGTTTGGCTCTGCCAGCCTCGGGGAGATCGCCATCCTAGCTGGCGGTTGTGACTCACAGGGCAAAATCCTAAGCTCAGCAGAACTTTACAATTCAGAGAAGGGAACGTGGAAGACTTTACCAAGCATGAATAAGCCGCGTAAGATGTGTTCTGCGGTATTCATGGACAAAAAATTTTATGTAATTGGAGGCATTGGAGGAACTGAGTCAATTTCACGATTGACCTGTGGAGAGGAATATGATCTGGAAACAGGAAAATGGACAGAAATCCCAAGCATGTCTCCTGTCCGAGCTGATGCAGATACGCCTGCTGCATCTGAAGCACCTCCTTTGGTGGCAGTTGTAAATAATGATTTGTATGCTGCTGATTATGCCGAAATGGCAGTGAGGAAGTACGACAAGAAAAATAAAGTGTGGGTTAGCATAGGAAGATTGCCTGAAAGAGCAGCTTCCATGAATGGTTGGGGTTTGGCTTTTAGAGCTTGTGGTGATAAGCTAATTGTAATCGGAGGGCCTAGAGCCATGGGCGAAGGCCATATCGAAGTGAATGCATGGGTTCCAAGTGAAGGACCGCCTCAGTGGAACTTGCTTGGACGAAAGCAATCTGGTAGCTTTGTGTATAATTGTGCTGTCATGGGTTGCTGAGTTTCCAACCCCATGTGTACTATAGCAGCGATTTTTGCTAATAGATACAGATTTGTTTTCTGGGGCAACGAATTCTTGCCAATTGGTAACATTTTCTCTTTCAAACTCCTCTTTTTTATACATTTTTCATAGTGGAGGATACCAAACTATACCCAATATTCAACAGAATTATGTTCTTTAGAAGGTCTTGAGTAAAATTGAATTATCTTCTCCATTTtcaattgcataaaaatccaaaGGTGGCCATCAAAATAGCAGAGGTAAAATAATAACTTGGAGATGGGAGCAATACAGTGATAGATTTTTGGGTTTCCTAAAGCTTCTCTGGAAAAATCATAGAAGGTAGTCTTACATTTGGTTTTTCTGTGATCCTTATTTTTCTTGACATTATTGAGGAAGAGAAATAAGGTTCTGTAGTGATGTTCATTTGACATCTAGGTTTATGTACTTAATGATTTTATTCTTGTTGAGAGGCTACAGATTGAGATTACTTTTGACATAATTGGTATCTTTAGAAATTAGTTTCTGTTTGTGCTATTTTGAGCTTTATTCGTTTTATTGTGACAGATGGTGCATTAAAGGCATGTTTGTTCAATATCTGATGCTTACATGATAATTTACGTGTTTTGATATTTGAAAGAAGTACCACCTCAATAACAAGAAgtcaacaacatacctagtgtaattcCACAAAGTGGGAtttgggagggtagagtgtaaaGAAGTAAACCGAATAAAGAGTTAAGCACCAATCACGTAGTTGTTAACATTAATTATCGCCGTTTTTTTCCCGTGGAGAGAAGAATACGGGTTCATAGATGGTAGGCCAGCTTTTATAAATGTTTAACTTGATTTGGAATTTGAATGACAAGCTGCCTAATGCGTAGTTGTCATTTAAGCTTAGTAGCTGTTTTGATTCATTCATAATCAGCTGGGAACTTCGCCTTTTGTGCGGATTCGAAGTTGTAAAATGGATAGATAGGTTGTAAGGTGCAATCTGAAAGCCTATATGTGAAAACTAAACAAACCATTATTACCCATTTATGCATATTTTATGCCTTTAGTTTGAGAGGTTGTGGTTAATAGACATAATTTATGTCCTTACAGACAAAAATGGGTACACGTGCATAACTCAAAATGATAGGGAGGGCatattttaatttctttcatGGCAGGTTTTTCATATAAACATGTTGGTAACATATGCTTGTGTGAGATCCTCAAAAGATGTTTCACAAGTGTATATTATCTTTTTCAGATTAGTGAAGTCAATTTAACTCTTTATTCCAGTTACCACGTGTTAAGAGTTGCGGTGAACTGATACGTGTGTACATGTGTATTAGAATCCGTgacttttgtagcacaaaaataaaaaagttgaaccaaactagcgcaaaaaaaaaaaaaaaaaaacattactaggtttcacgcactaaattagtgcgtgaaaggaccaaactgcacaaATGCAACTTGGGTCTTTCACGCATGAATTTcgtgcgtacaataatgtcggctcattacatcaagtccacctgaacgtttggatcgtcgttttaggggttctaaagtgccctgaagtaagttttgaaacttgtcatatttataggattttgatttaagtgttttattatatttgaatgtacaaatataaatatttgatttaataataattcatcaaatacgagaggtttatactaattaaaaaataattcattccatttaattacaatactaattcaaagcaatacaataataaattacaataacaatacaatcttcaagttctagatgtgcttgtactaccacggccttgttgcccacacgaacgcttgtcatggccatattacttacatgtagagcacttgcgagagtaagttctttcactaacatccatttgattgggtctacgactccatGAGTTAATGCtcaatttcctgatgtaatccttgttagcaaccatcgaaaacggctcgtttgcCCAATAAGCTttattaccaagtgggtggaattggccgaaatatgctctaaggtaactgtggaccttgtattcccccgccacataacttgttaccgtttttctcattctctcgaagcacttgacagcatgagaacacggcatgtggtacattttccacttaccacaagtgtatgttcttgttgcctcataaacgatacgcacgtttccacccttaccattgtaataacccgttctaacttcatacacatgttgaattgggtcatactcggtcatttggtgatgctcacttttttttctataatgctccatatttttgaagggctttggcatccatgtcccgccgtcgACTAATATCGCTCTGGtctgccttgtcctaacaacaaatcgctccacaacctgcttgaaagtcattctcaccattgcggtgacaggtagtcctcgagcagattt from Lycium barbarum isolate Lr01 chromosome 10, ASM1917538v2, whole genome shotgun sequence includes:
- the LOC132613682 gene encoding F-box/kelch-repeat protein SKIP11-like; this translates as MLEDRSCLVPRDFPRESNWAACMNYSVDRIEAQRGKRPLENNQENEVLQRKLPKRSDSPNGEVALDDQAGNQHNTADNSDSSSLIPVIGRDNSISCLIHCSRSDYGAIASLNTSFRSLIRSGELYRLRRQNGVVEHWVYFSCQLLEWEVFDPTRSRWMHLPSMDPNECFVFSDKESLAVGTELLVFGKEILSHVIYRYSILTNTWSSGMQMNAPRCLFGSASLGEIAILAGGCDSQGKILSSAELYNSEKGTWKTLPSMNKPRKMCSAVFMDKKFYVIGGIGGTESISRLTCGEEYDLETGKWTEIPSMSPVRADADTPAASEAPPLVAVVNNDLYAADYAEMAVRKYDKKNKVWVSIGRLPERAASMNGWGLAFRACGDKLIVIGGPRAMGEGHIEVNAWVPSEGPPQWNLLGRKQSGSFVYNCAVMGC